GCGGCGAGATGGCGGCGCGACGGACCCGCGCCGTGGATCGCGTACGCGTTGTCGCGGTCGAGGCCGTCGGGAAGCAAGGCGCGAGGGATCGCGGCGACGCCTCGCCAGCGCCGGCCCTCGATGCGCGCGTGATAGCGGAGGGGGAGGCCGCGCCGCACGACGTTCCGGGCGCCGCGAAGCTTCAGCACGAGGTGATGGCCGTGAGGGCCCATCTCGACCTCGAGATAGGCGTCGCTCCGACCCAAGAGGAAGATCTCGACGACCTCGTGCTTCCAGAGGCCGTCGGTGGAACCCGGTGGGCCGGGAGGTGGCGGGTCGCCGTGGTAAGGGGCGTCCACGCTCACCGTGATCCCGGCAGGTCCCGCGATGAGCTCGACGCGGGCGATCTCGTCGGGCGCGATCGGTACGCCGTCCCAGGTCTTGTCGATGAGGAGGAACAAAATGCATGGCTCCGGGATCGCGGTTGCCGTTGCGTTCGACGGGCCGCGGCCCCGGGACGATGATGCCAGAACACGGGTCCGAGAGTGGCAGGGGGGCGTGATCAGAAATAACGAAGCGTCCGCCAGCTAGGACCCGCGAAAGTGCTGGCGGACGCTTCAGGGACCGAGCACCCTTGGGGGGGCAAGGGCGCTAGGTGCTTGCTCATTCCTAGAACGGATTCGGGCTGTCGCCGATTGCACCGAGCCGAATCACGTCGGACCTCACAACCGAATTCACGCGGCTTCCGAAGACGATCGACGCGACTGCGGTTTCCCCCGGCTCGAGGGTCACTGATGCATCGGCAGTCGCCACGTCACCGTTAACGACAGCCTCCACCTCGACGTCAAAGGTCGCCGGCAGGGCGGTTGGATTCGAAACGACGACCTGCACAACATCGCCGATGACCTGGCAACCGTATGAGCGCGAGATTGAGGCCGCTGGGGCTGCGGCGGCAAGCGTCGTCGCGGCCGCTACGAGGGTTACCATGGCGACGAGAGCAAAGGAGGATCGGCGGCGCCCCTTGTTCATATGTTGCTCCTTATTGCTCATCTATTCATGTCTTGCTGGATCGTCTTCATGCTCACAGATGAATGTAGTAATCTCAAAGTGAGATTCAATAGTGAAATCGGTAACGCCGTTGTCGTAAGGTCGGGAGATGCCGACAAGCGCAGGGAATGGGTCGGGGTTGGATTACGAAGGTGGAACTACGAAGCCGGCTATTCCAGAAACACTAGCAAATTCGGCTCATCGTAAGGTAGTCAGTGAAGGCAACTATGATATGTATTTTCAGTGTAATCGATATTCTTTTATCTTACGATAAATAGTTGCCCTGGAGATTCCCAGGGACTTCGCGGCCCGATCCCGGCTCCCCCTCGCTGCCTCGAGCGCTTTACGAATCTCTTCGCGTTCCGTTTGCTCGAGCGAGTACAGCGGTGCGGTGTCCTTACCCGGCAGGAGCGTCGACCGGAGTCCGGAATCCGACTCCAATACGTCCTTGGTGAGCGTACGGTCCCCGGCAAGGAGCGACAGCCGCTGCAGCACGTTCTCGAGTTGCCGCACGTTTCCAGGCCACGCGTAACGTTCCAAGATCTCCAAGACCTCGCCGCCCAAGCGGGCAGGCTTGCGTCCCCGCTCGCGACCGATGCGCTCGAGGAAATGCTCCGCGAGCAGCGCGACGTCGCCAGGGCGCTCGCGGAGGGGCGGCAGTTGGACCACGAGCACCTGGAGGCGGTACATCAGGTCCTCGCGGAATCGGCCGGCGGCGACCTCGGTGGAAAGATCGCGGTGCGTCGCTGCCAGCACCCTGACGTCCACATGAATAGGGCGGCTAGCTCCGACGCGCCGGACCTCGCCCTCCTCCAGCACGCGTAGCAGCCGCGCCTGCATTCCTGCCGACATGTCGCCGATCTCGTCCAGGAACAGCGTCCCGCCGTTCGCTTGCTCGAACAGCCCCGTCCTGTCCCGGTCGGCTCCCGTGAACGCGCCGCGCACGTGCCCGAACAACTCGCTCTCGAGGAGCGTTTCGGGGATTGCCGCGCAGTTCTCGGAGAGGAAAATCCTCCGCTTGCGTGGCCCATGGAAGTGGATCGCGCGGGCGACCAACTCCTTTCCGGTCCCGCTCTCCCCTTGGATCAGGACCGCCAGCTCGCTCGCGGCGATCTTCTCGATCAGATCGAACACCTTCTGCATCGGCGCCGCGCGTCCCACGATGTTGTCGAAGCGGGCCCGGACTCCCGCCAGCTCTTGGAGCCGGCGGTTCTCTCGCTCGAGCTCGGCCCTTGCCCGCGCGTTCTCGAGGGCCAGCGCCGCGTGGTCCGCAAACGCCTCCAGGAACCGCAGATCTTCCTTCGTAAACAGCCTTCCCTCCCGTCGGCTGTCCACATAGACCGTTCCGATTAGCTTTCCGCGCGACCGCAAGGGCACGCACATCAGCGACCGGATCCGGTATAGGCTGATGCTCTTGAATCCCTGGAACCGCTCGTCGTGCCCCGCGTCGAGCGCAAGTACCGGCTTTCCCTCGCCGGCCTGCGCGACGACGCTCCGGCTGAACGCCTCCGCGTCGTCGGCGGTCTCCTGCTCGAGATTGCGCGCGAGCCGGATGGAAAAGGCATCACTTCCGGAGTCCCGCAGGAGAATCATCCCGCGCTCACCTTGTACGACACCGAGCGCCATCTCCAGCGCGGATTCGAGGAGCGCCTCGGGATCCGTCTCGGAGTTCAGAGCCCGAACCATGTCGTAGAGGGCGAGCAAACGGCGGTCGGCGGCTTCTCGGGAATCCGAGTCCGCCGCGCGAAGCCCGCGAAAGACCGAACGAGCCAGGAAGTCGCGCCGAACGGAGACGTCGTCGATCCTTAAGGCGGCGTCCTCGAGAAGACGTCTTCCCTGGCTCAAGGCGTGGGCAGCCTCATCGGGCCGACCCAATCGCAACAACGCGTCGGAAAGTAACGCTGAGATCCGAGCGCCTAGCGCAGGGAGGTCGGCGTCCTGTGTGACGGTCAGAGCCTCCGTGGCATTGCGAGCCGCGCTTCCGCTGTCGCCGCGTGACAGCGCCCACACTGACTTTGCGAGACCGACACGCGCCAGGTACTCGGGCTCGAGGCCGGTCGCTAGCTCTTGAAGAACGGTGTCGAGTTCCGCGGCGATCGGCTCGAGCGGCTCGGTGGGGCCGAGCAGAGCCAGGCGCTCCAACTCGAAAGTCAGACTCACCATCCTGGATCGAGGCCGTCCCCGCAGACGGCAATTTCCCAACGCTGTTTCGATGAGTTCCTGAGCTTCGGGGCTGTTGGCTTTGGCGGACTCGAGAATAACGGCGGCGAGAATCAGCCGGGTGTAATCAAGAGTCTCCGAATCAACCAGTCCGGGTGGATGTCGAAGAATCGGTCGAAGTAGCGATTCGGCTTCAGCATGACGACCACTCTGGAGCAATGCCTCGGCCATGCCATTCGTAGCGACGACGTGTTCCTGGACATTGCCTAGATGACGCGCATGATCGTCGGCCTCGCGTAACGCCTGGATGCTCCGATCCAGCCTGCCGTCGTCCATCTCGATCGCGGCGATCCTGCTGAGAATCCAAACCAGCAGCCCTGGCCGCCCGCACTTGAGGACAATTCCCTTCGACTGCTCCAGCATTGACCGAGCCCCGACACGGTCACCTTCCAAGTGCCTGAGCCGAGCCAGGCCGATTAGACTCTTGACACTGTTCTCGTCACGCCCTAGCTGCTGATACAGCGCGACCGCTTCCCGAAAGTGGGTGTCTGCGTCCGGAACTTGCAGGCTAGCCTCGCAGGTGGCGAGACCATGTAGGGCCTCTGCTTCGGCCTCAGAGTCTTGCGCGGAGCGCACCGTCGCAAGAGCCTGCTGAAAGTAGGGGAGCGCTTCCCGGTCCCGCCCCGTTCGCACCAACACGATTCCAAGCACCCGCTGCGCCCGCGCCTCGGTGAGCTGCGCGCCTTCGCCTCGCGCCAATTCCAGGGACCGCTCCGCGGCCGCCCGCGCCCGTGAGAATTCGCCGCACACCGATAGCGCGTAAGCCAGTCGTGCAGTGATGTCCGCCTTGTCAGAACGCCTGCTCGCCAGTGCCAGAGCGCCACGGTAGACCTTGGCGGCCGCTTTGGAGAGATCGGCGTTCATGAGGGCATCCGCTTGCTGCAAGCGCAGTCCACATCGTCGCGGATCCCGCCTCACAAGGTGCCTAACCGCGTACGCGTACCGATCGGCCGCCTCGGCCGAATCCCCCTCCGCGCGCGCCTTCTCCGCGGCCCTCTCCGCCGCCTCGACCGTCCGCTCCCGCTCCCCCGCGCCACTCCACAGCCGGGCGAGGCGCCACGGATCGGCGGCGTCGCCATCAATCTCCAGCAGCAGCTCCGCTCCACGGCGGCGCATCTCCCGCCGGCGGTCCGCCTCGATCCCCGAGGCCACCTGCTCCGCCACCGACCGTGAATCCGCCGACCAGCGGCCGTCTTTCGCGCGCGCCAGCCCCGCGGCGGCGACCTCAGCGGCCGCCTCGAGCGATACCTCGGGGTCGAGCCCCGCGAGCCTACCGACCATCACCGCATCGACTCCCTCGCCAAGTACGGACAGCGCCTCGAGCCAGGCACGTCCTGGCGCGCTCAGCAGCTCGAGGCGTCCCGCCGAAGACCGGTCCAGGGCCAGGACCTTTCGCGTGCGGCCGCCGCGCTCCCAATCCCCCTCGACCAGCAGCGACTCCACCGCGAGCGGATTCCCCTCCGACGCCTCGACGAGCCACTTGACCCGGGCATCGGAGATTGCCTCGCTCCCGGTCGCTCGCTCGGCGAACTCGCGCACCGACGACGCGTCCAAGGGCTCCAGGTCCTCGCGGCGCAGTGTCGGCACGATGCCCGTGTCCGACAGCAATCGCTTGAGCCCGGGGTGCCGTAATTCGGCCGGCCGCACCGCAGCCACCACGCGGAGCGGGGCCGCGCGCCCCTCTCGGGCTGCCCGCTCCAGGAACTCAGCGGTTCGGCCGGATGCCGTTTCCACTTCGTCCACGAGCACGAGCACGCGGCCGTTCGCCGCCCTCTCCCGCAGCCGGCCGAGCACGGCCCCGATACCCT
This genomic interval from Terriglobia bacterium contains the following:
- a CDS encoding sigma 54-interacting transcriptional regulator → MSSVGGASDRYERLRVLGEGGAGRVALVEDRLRGGSLIALKELAEASRGHEQDLRREFALLAALRHPNLVEVHDLDLDPITGLPRFTLEYVEGEGLVAAVRREGPGILLDLAAEALRALAFLHDFGLIHRDLKPGNLLVRAKPRLGCRLVVLDFGLALRGGVEGGSGAGPAGTLPYLAPELFDGQPADRRTDLYALGAVLFEAVHGAPPFTFKPGDLAGFVDAVREGRRPRPKPPAGFPPGLQSWIDGLLAPDPAERPAEAAEALARLNATCGVSYTYATPVSRAARLGSGSPAGRQKELDALWEHLEKSDGPRLVWLCGGAGSGKTRILRWLASDGVARGWEVVSPPQGLPSEAGEEEGIGAVLGRLRERAANGRVLVLVDEVETASGRTAEFLERAAREGRAAPLRVVAAVRPAELRHPGLKRLLSDTGIVPTLRREDLEPLDASSVREFAERATGSEAISDARVKWLVEASEGNPLAVESLLVEGDWERGGRTRKVLALDRSSAGRLELLSAPGRAWLEALSVLGEGVDAVMVGRLAGLDPEVSLEAAAEVAAAGLARAKDGRWSADSRSVAEQVASGIEADRRREMRRRGAELLLEIDGDAADPWRLARLWSGAGERERTVEAAERAAEKARAEGDSAEAADRYAYAVRHLVRRDPRRCGLRLQQADALMNADLSKAAAKVYRGALALASRRSDKADITARLAYALSVCGEFSRARAAAERSLELARGEGAQLTEARAQRVLGIVLVRTGRDREALPYFQQALATVRSAQDSEAEAEALHGLATCEASLQVPDADTHFREAVALYQQLGRDENSVKSLIGLARLRHLEGDRVGARSMLEQSKGIVLKCGRPGLLVWILSRIAAIEMDDGRLDRSIQALREADDHARHLGNVQEHVVATNGMAEALLQSGRHAEAESLLRPILRHPPGLVDSETLDYTRLILAAVILESAKANSPEAQELIETALGNCRLRGRPRSRMVSLTFELERLALLGPTEPLEPIAAELDTVLQELATGLEPEYLARVGLAKSVWALSRGDSGSAARNATEALTVTQDADLPALGARISALLSDALLRLGRPDEAAHALSQGRRLLEDAALRIDDVSVRRDFLARSVFRGLRAADSDSREAADRRLLALYDMVRALNSETDPEALLESALEMALGVVQGERGMILLRDSGSDAFSIRLARNLEQETADDAEAFSRSVVAQAGEGKPVLALDAGHDERFQGFKSISLYRIRSLMCVPLRSRGKLIGTVYVDSRREGRLFTKEDLRFLEAFADHAALALENARARAELERENRRLQELAGVRARFDNIVGRAAPMQKVFDLIEKIAASELAVLIQGESGTGKELVARAIHFHGPRKRRIFLSENCAAIPETLLESELFGHVRGAFTGADRDRTGLFEQANGGTLFLDEIGDMSAGMQARLLRVLEEGEVRRVGASRPIHVDVRVLAATHRDLSTEVAAGRFREDLMYRLQVLVVQLPPLRERPGDVALLAEHFLERIGRERGRKPARLGGEVLEILERYAWPGNVRQLENVLQRLSLLAGDRTLTKDVLESDSGLRSTLLPGKDTAPLYSLEQTEREEIRKALEAARGSRDRAAKSLGISRATIYRKIKEYRLH